From one Helicoverpa zea isolate HzStark_Cry1AcR chromosome 10, ilHelZeax1.1, whole genome shotgun sequence genomic stretch:
- the LOC124633960 gene encoding toll-like receptor 6 translates to MLSMGLLAVWYAAWSWVYLGADAASLTSRVAEAPQECEWQRVSGDASESTRVQLACSLRTAAGATDLLAGLSSSQAQRITVLDLHCTDVLFFESSLDFGRRKEEGTQLLSRFHNLKELRIESCKIRYVPSAVLSPLSGLRSLSIRTHNTDWSAMSMEFHRDTFRGLTDLRSLDLGDNNIWNLPPEIFCLLYNLKELNITQNRLQDISNLGFSDWGNGPTAPGKSCNTVLETLDMSYNEIRALPDNGLSSLRALQKLFLQNNRISAVADRAFVGLSDLQILNLSTNALTALPPEMFQSSRDIKQIYLNNNSLSVLAPGLLEGLDQLQILDLSVNELTSEWVNRDTFSGLVRLIVLNLSHNRITKIDALLFQDLNNLQFLSLEHNNIARVADGAFSNLKNLHSLSLAHNNILEVDSGHFSNLYVLNQLFLDGNRITKVDLRSFENITKLHDLGLSGNQLSEVPEAIKTLRFLTSLDLGMNRITKVSTSQFEGLDDLYGLRLVGNKIEKISKDTFAALPSMQILNLASNNIDQIDDGAFASNQQLKAIGLDGNKLVDLKGIFTNTQPLVWLNVSNNELLWFDYSHIPTNLEWLDMHENKIEKLEDTYGLKESCSVKMLDISYNKLRSIDEFSFPSSIETVVLNNNNIDKISPGTFLQKYNLNKVMLYANKIRTLELGAFAISSVPDDKDLPEFYISENPFECDCTMEWLQTINQLSDLRQRPRVMDLESVRCSLTHSRTRSDMLLLEVKSSEFLCEYESHCFAVCHCCDFDACDCKMTCPDKCSCYHDQTWTTTNVVDCSNAGYDHVPDRIPMDATEIYLDGNDLKELGNHVFIGKKKLQVLYLNNSNINTIQNRTFNGIESLRILHLENNKLEVLRNTQFTRLPNLNELYLSDNKIKVIENDTFNYLPSLEYLGLDNNGYVDYMPWRVITDSDPRTRVSVDGNNWICDCKDVNQLNQWLLKKSKDTESMMCYFAHGQAMNKTIATVAKECKTETTTEETGTETLKRLFIESHDGVENYIPYIAAVLIIAIILLLMCALLFMFREDFKLWMHSRYGVRVFSSTPKDMNDNKNKRFDAFFVYNPRDEDFVTRAVSSELENMGHTLCLQHRDLPLVERRSGDSLVSASESSKRLVIVLSITFLQQEWYAAESNAAIQSAINSVNVRHRRQKIIFLVTTDLSAINIDPDLKVLLKTCTVIVWGERNCWEKLNFRLPDVDVTLPNRTLHNANNMKSGNREAFGRHGNLRYTAPPTSHDPWYKYGMNPPGLMMSSPMHSTSASAEVSARSTEDETCSVASSEGRPDDRLPHHHSYVSIDNHQCEERPLRPAQQIPMSSTTHPRKTYFV, encoded by the coding sequence ATGTTATCGATGGGATTATTGGCTGTGTGGTATGCCGCTTGGAGTTGGGTATACTTGGGTGCCGATGCAGCGTCACTCACGAGCCGCGTCGCGGAGGCGCCTCAGGAGTGTGAATGGCAGCGAGTGTCGGGCGATGCTAGTGAATCCACTCGCGTCCAGCTGGCGTGCTCGCTACGTACGGCAGCCGGCGCAACAGACCTACTGGCCGGTCTAAGCTCGTCGCAGGCTCAGCGCATCACTGTCCTAGACCTACATTGCACAGATGTTCTCTTTTTTGAGAGCTCTCTTGATTTTGGAAGAAGAAAAGAAGAAGGAACACAACTCTTATCCCGGTTTCATAACCTTAAAGAACTGAGGATAGAGTCTTGTAAGATTCGCTATGTTCCCTCTGCAGTACTATCACCGCTTAGTGGATTAAGAAGCTTGTCTATTAGAACTCACAACACAGATTGGTCAGCGATGTCTATGGAATTTCATAGAGACACATTCCGGGGTCTCACTGATTTGCGAAGCTTGGATTTGGGCGATAACAATATTTGGAACCTACCACCTGAGATATTCTGTCTTTTGTACAATTTGAAAGAGTTGAATATAACACAAAATAGATTACAAGACATATCAAATCTAGGATTTTCCGACTGGGGCAATGGACCAACTGCTCCTGGTAAATCGTGCAACACTGTGTTGGAGACACTGGATATGTCCTATAATGAAATAAGGGCTTTACCTGACAACGGATTATCAAGTTTACGCGCGCTTCAAAAGTTATTCttacaaaacaatagaatatcTGCTGTAGCGGACAGAGCTTTTGTAGGCTTGAGTGATTTGCAAATTCTGAATTTGTCAACAAATGCTTTGACAGCCTTACCACCTGAAATGTTCCAGTCGTCAAGAGAtatcaaacaaatatatttgaataataactCGTTAAGCGTACTTGCTCCCGGATTGTTGGAAGGATTGGACCAACTTCAAATTTTGGATTTGTCGGTGAATGAATTAACAAGTGAATGGGTAAATAGAGACACATTTTCGGGACTAGTCCGTTTGATTGTTCTGAACTTGTCACATAACAGAATCACAAAAATAGATGCACTGCTGTTTCAAGATCTAAACAATCTTCAGTTTTTAAGCTTAGAGCATAACAACATCGCACGTGTAGCGGATGGGGCATTTTCTAATTTGAAGAACCTTCACTCGCTTTCTCTGGCTCATAATAACATATTAGAAGTTGACAGTGGACATTTCTCAAACCTTTATGTACTGAATCAGCTGTTCCTCGATGGTAACAGGATAACAAAGGTCGATTTACGGTCTTTTGAGAATATAACGAAACTTCACGACTTGGGACTGAGTGGAAACCAGTTATCAGAAGTACCGGAGGCTATAAAAACATTGAGATTTCTGACTTCCTTGGACTTGGGCATGAACAGGATAACAAAAGTTTCAACGTCACAGTTCGAAGGATTAGATGATTTGTATGGCTTACGACTTGTTGGAAATAAGATAGAAAAAATATCGAAGGATACATTTGCTGCCTTACCTTCAATGCAAATATTGAACTTAGCTTCAAACAACATAGATCAAATAGACGACGGAGCTTTTGCTTCAAACCAACAGTTAAAAGCAATCGGACTGGACGGTAACAAACTAGTGGACTTGAAAGGCATATTTACTAACACCCAACCGCTTGTTTGGTTGAACGTGTCTAACAACGAGTTACTTTGGTTTGATTACAGCCATATTCCTACTAATCTGGAATGGCTGGATATGCACgagaataaaattgaaaagctTGAAGATACATACGGACTCAAAGAATCATGTTCAGTAAAAATGTTGGATATTAGTTACAACAAGCTACGAAGCATCGATGAGTTCTCTTTCCCAAGCAGTATAGAGACAGTTGTTTTAAACAACAATAACATTGACAAAATAAGCCCTGGaacatttttacaaaagtaTAATCTGAATAAAGTTATGTTGTAtgcaaacaaaataagaacattgGAGCTCGGTGCCTTTGCGATATCGTCTGTTCCAGATGACAAAGATTTACCAGAGTTTTATATTAGCGAAAATCCGTTTGAGTGCGACTGCACAATGGAATGGCTGCAGACAATTAACCAATTAAGTGACCTCAGGCAGCGCCCCAGAGTAATGGATTTAGAAAGTGTAAGGTGCTCTTTAACCCATTCACGAACCAGATCGGATATGCTATTGCTTGAAGTAAAATCTTCTGAATTTCTGTGCGAGTACGAGTCACATTGTTTCGCGGTGTGCCATTGTTGTGACTTTGACGCCTGTGATTGTAAGATGACTTGTCCAGATAAATGCTCGTGTTATCATGATCAAACTTGGACTACTACTAACGTAGTCGATTGTTCGAACGCTGGCTACGATCACGTGCCGGACAGAATACCGATGGACGCGACCGAAATATACTTAGATGGAAATGACTTGAAAGAGTTAGGGAATCACGTTTTCATTGGCAAGAAAAAGTTGCAAGTCTTGTATCTCAATAACagcaatataaatacaatacaaaatagAACATTTAACGGTATTGAATCATTGAGAATTCTTCATTTGGAGAACAATAAATTGGAGGTATTGAGAAATACACAATTCACGAGATTACCAAATTTGAACGAGCTTTATCTCAGTGACAACAAGATCAAGGTTATAGAAAATGATACGTTTAATTACCTGCCTTCACTGGAATACTTAGGCCTAGACAATAACGGGTACGTTGATTACATGCCGTGGAGAGTCATTACAGACAGCGATCCCCGCACCCGCGTCTCAGTAGATGGGAATAACTGGATTTGCGATTGTAAAGACGTCAACCAGCTGAATCAGTGGCTACTAAAAAAGTCAAAAGACACGGAGAGTATGATGTGCTACTTTGCCCATGGTCAAGCCATGAATAAAACCATTGCAACGGTAGCAAAGGAATGTAAAACAGAAACGACTACCGAAGAGACTGGCACCGAAACATTGAAACGATTATTCATTGAATCGCATGACGGTGTCGAAAATTACATTCCATATATCGCTGCGGTACTGATAATAGCAATTATTCTCTTACTAATGTGTGCTTTGCTCTTCATGTTCCGGGAAGATTTTAAATTATGGATGCATTCAAGATACGGTGTAAGAGTATTCAGTTCGACTCCGAAAGATATGAacgataacaaaaataaacgatttgatgCTTTTTTTGTGTACAATCCACGAGACGAAGACTTCGTGACTCGCGCCGTGAGTTCCGAACTCGAAAATATGGGACATACGTTGTGTTTACAACACAGAGACTTGCCGTTGGTTGAAAGACGTTCTGGTGACAGTTTAGTGAGTGCCTCAGAAAGTTCAAAAAGACTCGTTATAGTGCTATCAATAACATTCTTGCAGCAAGAATGGTACGCGGCGGAATCGAACGCGGCTATTCAAAGTGCAATCAATTCAGTGAATGTTAGACATAGACGTCAAAAGATAATATTCCTGGTGACGACGGACTTGAGTGCTATAAACATTGACCCAGACTTAAAAGTGTTACTCAAAACATGTACAGTGATCGTGTGGGGCGAGAGAAATTGTTGGGAAAAGCTAAATTTTCGGTTACCGGATGTGGACGTGACTCTTCCAAATCGGACGCTTCATAATGCGAATAATATGAAAAGTGGTAACAGGGAAGCGTTTGGTCGTCATGGGAACTTGAGGTATACTGCGCCGCCAACTTCTCACGATCCTTGGTATAAGTATGGTATGAATCCGCCTGGTTT